CGATAGGAAATGTAGAAGCCAGTCTATTTTGGTCGAATATTTGTTCCATTTATGCGTACCACCCTTCATTTGAGATAGATGCATCAACTTCCGCGCTGGATCATGTAGTGTAAAGGTTTCTGTGAAGCTTCAGTATCGCCTTGAATGAGTTCGGACATAAAACCTCCAAGATCCTCTGGATCGTACCAGTTCGCTCGCGCTACTCCTCTTGCAACACGTTCGCGCGTTCGTATTGGACCTATAATTAATTCATATATTCTAGGACCAATAGACTCTTGTTCAGCAGCCATTGTCAGCACAAGCGACTTTTTAGCGGCATTGGTTAATCCGATGAGACCTGCTCCCGGATAAGGACTATCGGCGCTTAGACCGCTTAAATGAATCAGGGCTCCGTCCGTCTTAAGCAACGGAACAAGCGTGCGCAAAGTGCGGAAGTGGCTTGTTAGATTATCCTGAATGGCCTGCTCCCAAAGTTCATCGCTCACGTCAATCAGCCTTCTGTTTGCTTCCCCCCAGGTGCCAATGGCGACGACTGCTCCGTCTAAGTAGCCAAATCGCTCTTTC
This is a stretch of genomic DNA from Paenibacillus sp. sptzw28. It encodes these proteins:
- a CDS encoding SDR family oxidoreductase, whose translation is MNRLFGKTIVVAGATGGIGEGVTKLLLQHGAKVVALGRNEDKLEQLRVYLSSSVDTSNLITLQVNLDQDREGSREVYDKLKERFGYLDGAVVAIGTWGEANRRLIDVSDELWEQAIQDNLTSHFRTLRTLVPLLKTDGALIHLSGLSADSPYPGAGLIGLTNAAKKSLVLTMAAEQESIGPRIYELIIGPIRTRERVARGVARANWYDPEDLGGFMSELIQGDTEASQKPLHYMIQRGS